A stretch of the Balneola vulgaris DSM 17893 genome encodes the following:
- the bioF gene encoding 8-amino-7-oxononanoate synthase yields MSEKEDKFKFLRDALDERRASHRLRELKPLAFEFGGVNIKFNGQSYINFSSNDYLGLRHHPMLIQRAKEYADKYGVGSGASRLVTGTLTIHSELEKKLADVFGTEAALLFNSGYQANTTVLPALADRNSLILADKKVHNSLIQGALLSNATFKRFKHNKLDHLEKLLQEASESSYNRIWIVTETVFSMDGDRSDLESITQLAEQYNALLYIDDAHGIGVIGKNGLGLSDEHHGIDIRLGAFGKAFGGSGAFVACSEEMKQYLINYAAGFIYSTAMAPTVIGALHAALELIPSMNKERAELHDYIEYFRYEVEKLGWDTGASNSAIIPVIVGEEEETLSLSNFLLENGLWVSAIRPPTVEKGASRIRITLTTKHTKAHIDQLLKALRAWKKR; encoded by the coding sequence TTGAGTGAAAAAGAAGACAAATTTAAGTTTTTAAGAGATGCCCTTGATGAAAGAAGGGCATCTCATCGTCTTCGGGAACTCAAGCCCTTAGCGTTCGAATTTGGTGGGGTAAACATCAAATTCAATGGACAAAGCTATATCAATTTTTCTTCCAACGACTATTTAGGGCTTCGACACCATCCAATGCTTATTCAGCGTGCAAAAGAATACGCGGATAAATATGGGGTAGGTTCCGGCGCATCTAGGCTTGTAACAGGAACACTTACCATACATTCTGAACTGGAAAAGAAGCTAGCAGATGTATTCGGTACAGAAGCCGCATTGCTCTTCAATTCTGGATATCAAGCCAATACGACCGTGCTTCCTGCTTTGGCTGATCGTAATTCGCTGATACTGGCGGATAAAAAAGTACATAACAGCCTCATACAAGGTGCTCTATTAAGCAATGCTACTTTTAAACGATTCAAACACAACAAACTTGATCATCTTGAAAAATTGCTTCAAGAAGCATCTGAAAGTTCCTACAACCGAATATGGATTGTAACAGAAACCGTATTCAGTATGGATGGGGATCGAAGTGATTTAGAAAGCATTACTCAATTAGCTGAGCAATATAATGCTTTGTTATACATCGATGATGCTCATGGGATTGGAGTGATTGGTAAAAACGGGCTTGGTTTGTCAGATGAGCATCATGGTATTGATATTCGTTTAGGGGCGTTTGGTAAAGCCTTTGGTGGTTCAGGAGCTTTTGTAGCCTGTTCCGAAGAGATGAAACAGTATCTCATAAATTATGCTGCGGGCTTTATTTACAGCACAGCTATGGCGCCAACTGTTATCGGGGCTTTACATGCAGCTTTAGAGTTAATTCCAAGCATGAATAAAGAGCGAGCCGAACTGCATGATTACATCGAATATTTTCGCTACGAAGTTGAAAAGCTTGGTTGGGACACTGGAGCTTCTAATAGTGCCATCATACCCGTGATAGTAGGAGAGGAAGAGGAAACATTATCATTGTCTAACTTCTTGCTAGAAAATGGATTATGGGTATCAGCTATCAGGCCACCTACGGTGGAAAAGGGTGCTTCAAGAATTCGGATTACCCTTACAACAAAGCATACAAAAGCACATATTGATCAACTTTTGAAAGCATTAAGAGCATGGAAAAAAAGATAG
- a CDS encoding DUF4837 family protein, protein MSLKTHVLVFTLILLGGLVACDGDYRSRAKGSINEVFVVMDSTAWESETANAIRETIGKYQFHMLNPEPNYRLTFTDVRTQAHMERIQSMKNVIFAGPIDDSTSVSTQIRAFLDAGVEQKVRAGESFAFPIKDQWYKDQYALILTSTSDSALAQKIINSERALNADILERELKRWTEDVYEKKELTSQFDSLWTENGFKLRIQHDYYKRIDTTDFVSFRRSLPENDRWMWIWWKNNVNDISFLDDEWINATRDSLNQQYIKGSRDDQYISTEYNERIKMRTNSFQKGRLLAYETQGWWKMMNGAMGGPFVNFTYYDPATNRLFMIEYSQFAPSVQKKLPFVRQFRAMGRTFESDSTFTINN, encoded by the coding sequence ATGTCATTAAAAACACATGTCTTAGTATTTACATTAATTCTGTTAGGGGGATTAGTAGCCTGTGATGGTGATTACAGGTCGAGAGCCAAGGGATCTATTAATGAAGTTTTTGTTGTAATGGATTCAACAGCCTGGGAAAGCGAAACGGCAAATGCCATTCGTGAAACCATTGGTAAGTACCAATTCCATATGCTCAATCCAGAGCCTAACTACCGTCTTACCTTTACAGATGTTCGTACGCAAGCACATATGGAACGCATTCAAAGTATGAAGAATGTGATTTTCGCAGGTCCTATCGACGACTCTACTTCTGTATCTACTCAGATACGAGCCTTTTTAGATGCTGGCGTAGAGCAAAAAGTTAGAGCAGGTGAAAGTTTTGCTTTTCCAATCAAGGATCAGTGGTACAAAGATCAGTATGCATTGATTCTGACATCTACTTCTGATTCGGCATTAGCTCAAAAAATTATTAACTCCGAAAGAGCTTTAAATGCTGATATCCTTGAACGAGAGCTTAAACGATGGACAGAAGATGTGTATGAGAAGAAAGAGCTGACTTCACAATTCGATTCATTGTGGACAGAAAATGGCTTCAAGCTTCGAATCCAACATGATTACTACAAGCGTATTGATACTACTGATTTCGTTTCCTTCCGTAGATCATTGCCTGAAAACGACCGTTGGATGTGGATTTGGTGGAAGAACAATGTGAATGATATCAGTTTCTTAGATGATGAATGGATAAATGCTACTCGTGATTCACTGAATCAGCAGTACATCAAAGGTTCTAGAGATGACCAATACATCTCAACGGAATATAACGAACGCATTAAAATGAGAACCAACAGTTTCCAAAAAGGACGTTTATTGGCCTATGAGACTCAAGGTTGGTGGAAAATGATGAACGGCGCGATGGGTGGTCCATTTGTGAACTTTACCTATTACGACCCTGCTACAAACCGATTATTCATGATTGAATATTCTCAGTTTGCTCCGTCTGTACAAAAGAAACTCCCATTTGTTCGCCAGTTTAGAGCAATGGGGCGTACCTTTGAAAGTGATTCTACATTTACCATAAATAATTGA
- the trpA gene encoding tryptophan synthase subunit alpha — MNRLTKKFNEKGSNEKLMSLFITAGYPTLDATVELVLGMEEQGADIIELGIPFSDPLADGPTIQYSSDIAISNGITIDKIFEMVTQIRTQSEIPIVLMGYMNPILRYGVKAFCEKASAVGVDGLILPDIPVDEEGIITEEAKANNIPIIYLVAPNTSDERMQLADQKSDGFVYCVSVTGVTGARDGDEVSNSVDRFIERVRTNITKNPVMVGFGIKSYEDATRIASNADGFIVGSALINVIRNAYPDSNWKQDLFSFVNTLKFGNK; from the coding sequence ATGAATAGACTAACGAAAAAATTCAATGAAAAGGGCTCAAATGAGAAGCTCATGAGTCTTTTCATTACGGCAGGGTATCCCACTTTAGACGCTACTGTGGAACTAGTTTTAGGAATGGAAGAGCAAGGGGCTGATATCATCGAGCTGGGGATTCCATTTAGTGATCCACTAGCAGATGGGCCGACTATTCAATACTCGAGTGATATTGCTATATCAAACGGCATTACCATTGATAAGATTTTTGAAATGGTAACTCAGATTAGAACACAATCTGAAATTCCAATCGTTTTGATGGGGTATATGAACCCGATATTACGCTATGGCGTGAAAGCTTTTTGCGAAAAAGCATCTGCAGTAGGAGTGGACGGCTTAATATTGCCAGATATTCCAGTGGATGAAGAAGGAATTATTACCGAAGAGGCGAAAGCGAATAACATTCCAATCATTTATTTAGTAGCTCCAAACACTTCGGATGAACGGATGCAGCTTGCAGATCAGAAATCAGATGGTTTTGTGTACTGCGTAAGTGTTACCGGAGTAACAGGTGCTAGAGATGGGGATGAAGTATCTAATTCTGTAGATCGGTTCATCGAAAGAGTTCGAACCAATATCACCAAAAATCCTGTTATGGTTGGCTTTGGCATTAAGTCCTACGAGGATGCAACTCGTATCGCATCAAATGCCGATGGATTTATCGTTGGAAGTGCCCTAATTAATGTTATTCGAAATGCTTATCCTGATTCCAATTGGAAACAAGATCTATTTTCGTTTGTTAACACTTTAAAATTTGGAAATAAATAA
- the trpB gene encoding tryptophan synthase subunit beta has translation MSESLKEYQQPDERGYFGNFGGKFVPEILIPAVQALEAEYLKASKDPAFNEQYEQLLNEYVGRPTKLTFADKLTEHYGKAKIYLKREDLCHTGAHKINNAIGQVLLAQRMGKTRIIAETGAGQHGVATATACAKFGLECVVYMGAEDMVRQKLNVDRMTLLGAEVRSVESGSKTLKDATNEAIRDWVTNVEDTFYIIGSVVGPHPYPMMVRNFHRVIGDETKRQLMERENRLPDYLVACVGGGSNAMGFFYPFINDESVKIIGVEAAGYGVDSGKTAATLTKGTPGILHGSLSYLLHDENGQIELAHSISAGLDYPGIGPEHSYLHDSGRVKYHAVTDAEAMEAVKLLSKKEGIIPALETAHAFAWLENLMPSTKKDEVVVVNLSGRGDKDMGTISENL, from the coding sequence ATGTCTGAATCATTAAAAGAGTATCAACAGCCCGATGAGCGTGGTTATTTCGGTAACTTTGGGGGAAAGTTTGTCCCAGAGATTTTAATACCTGCAGTACAAGCGCTTGAAGCGGAGTACCTAAAGGCCAGCAAAGACCCAGCGTTTAATGAACAGTATGAGCAGTTATTAAATGAATATGTGGGTCGACCAACTAAGCTGACCTTCGCTGATAAACTGACCGAGCATTATGGCAAAGCTAAAATCTATTTAAAGCGCGAAGATCTGTGTCATACCGGAGCCCATAAGATTAATAATGCCATCGGACAGGTGTTATTGGCACAACGTATGGGTAAAACACGCATCATTGCTGAGACAGGAGCTGGTCAACATGGAGTGGCTACTGCTACGGCCTGTGCTAAGTTTGGCTTGGAATGTGTAGTGTATATGGGTGCTGAAGACATGGTCCGCCAAAAGCTGAATGTAGATCGAATGACTTTATTAGGTGCTGAAGTACGCTCAGTAGAATCAGGTTCAAAAACACTAAAGGATGCTACGAATGAAGCGATTCGTGATTGGGTAACGAATGTTGAAGACACATTTTATATCATTGGCTCGGTAGTAGGCCCACATCCATACCCTATGATGGTGAGAAACTTCCACCGTGTGATTGGGGATGAGACCAAGCGTCAATTAATGGAACGTGAAAACCGCCTACCCGACTATCTAGTAGCCTGTGTAGGAGGAGGGTCGAATGCGATGGGCTTCTTTTATCCATTCATAAATGATGAAAGCGTAAAAATTATAGGCGTTGAAGCTGCGGGCTATGGCGTTGACTCTGGTAAGACTGCAGCCACTCTTACAAAAGGAACACCAGGAATTTTGCACGGCTCACTAAGCTATTTACTACATGATGAAAATGGGCAGATTGAGTTAGCACACTCTATTAGTGCGGGACTCGATTACCCTGGAATTGGTCCTGAACATTCATACTTACACGACTCAGGTCGAGTAAAATATCATGCCGTTACCGATGCGGAAGCAATGGAAGCTGTAAAGCTCTTGTCTAAGAAAGAAGGCATTATCCCTGCGCTTGAAACCGCTCATGCTTTTGCATGGTTAGAAAACCTTATGCCATCTACCAAAAAAGATGAGGTAGTGGTTGTAAACCTTTCGGGTAGAGGTGATAAGGATATGGGAACAATTTCAGAAAATTTATAG
- a CDS encoding phosphoribosylanthranilate isomerase — protein MAERTNLKICGITNLEDARYASGAMVDYLGFIFYEKSPRYIEPAQAGAIINWLEGPKKVGVFVNQPLDEVNSTAKQTGIDLVQLHGSESVEYCELIEKPVMKVIHITEESTTESVIESVNSYADVADYFLFDTKLGDQWGGTGTTFDWSVLSEASIPKPFFLSGGINVENLKSAVSTVKPYGIDVSSSLEEEPGLKDFEKVEAFMDEMRSIWDSEEG, from the coding sequence ATGGCTGAAAGAACGAACTTAAAAATCTGTGGAATTACAAACCTTGAAGATGCTCGATACGCTTCTGGGGCAATGGTCGATTACTTAGGCTTTATATTCTATGAAAAGAGCCCACGATACATCGAACCCGCACAAGCTGGAGCTATCATCAACTGGTTGGAAGGCCCTAAAAAAGTGGGTGTGTTTGTAAACCAGCCTTTAGATGAAGTCAATTCAACAGCCAAACAAACGGGTATTGATTTGGTTCAATTACATGGAAGTGAATCTGTTGAGTACTGCGAACTAATTGAAAAACCGGTAATGAAGGTGATTCACATCACTGAAGAATCGACTACAGAATCAGTGATCGAATCCGTGAATTCCTATGCAGACGTTGCCGATTATTTCTTGTTTGACACCAAATTGGGAGATCAATGGGGCGGAACAGGCACTACGTTCGACTGGTCAGTACTGTCTGAAGCATCTATTCCAAAGCCGTTCTTTTTATCAGGTGGTATAAACGTAGAGAATCTAAAAAGTGCTGTTTCTACTGTTAAGCCCTACGGGATTGATGTTTCATCAAGCCTAGAAGAAGAACCCGGTCTTAAAGATTTTGAAAAAGTAGAAGCATTCATGGATGAAATGCGTTCTATTTGGGATAGCGAAGAAGGCTAA
- the trpC gene encoding indole-3-glycerol phosphate synthase TrpC: MSTILDKIVEQTRIDLKHRMREVSYTDLHSMEGFEKERIDFKAALAKGSVSGLTETIHPPTVIAEVKKASPSKGIIREDFDPITIAKQYEEGGASALSVLTDQPFFKGNLAYLEAISKQVALPLLRKDFIIDPYQVKEAKAFGADAFLIIVAITDGQQLDELLAAAKEFELSALVECYDQADFDRLDFEKVDILGVNNRDLRNFEVDVHRGISILKQAPEDTVLVSESGLSSGQDMALLMKEGIHSALIGEYFMRQPHPGKAVGELLTSTKQVFEKDLLNG, from the coding sequence ATGTCTACCATTCTAGATAAAATTGTTGAACAGACCAGAATTGATCTAAAGCATAGAATGCGAGAGGTGAGCTACACCGATTTGCATTCCATGGAGGGATTCGAAAAAGAACGTATAGACTTTAAAGCTGCATTAGCAAAAGGTTCTGTAAGTGGATTAACGGAAACTATACATCCACCTACCGTAATTGCAGAAGTAAAAAAGGCTTCACCATCAAAAGGTATAATCCGAGAGGACTTCGACCCGATTACTATTGCAAAACAATATGAAGAAGGCGGTGCTTCTGCGCTTTCTGTACTTACAGATCAGCCCTTTTTTAAAGGAAATTTAGCCTATTTAGAAGCTATCTCAAAACAAGTGGCATTGCCACTGCTTCGGAAAGACTTTATCATTGACCCTTACCAAGTTAAAGAAGCAAAAGCTTTTGGAGCCGACGCTTTTTTAATCATTGTTGCCATCACTGATGGGCAGCAGTTGGATGAGCTTTTAGCTGCCGCGAAAGAATTCGAATTGTCAGCATTGGTAGAATGTTATGACCAAGCTGACTTTGATCGTTTAGATTTTGAAAAAGTAGACATCTTAGGAGTGAATAACCGAGATCTTCGAAATTTTGAAGTCGATGTGCATCGAGGCATAAGCATCCTTAAACAAGCACCAGAGGATACCGTTTTAGTATCTGAAAGCGGTTTGTCATCCGGGCAAGACATGGCGCTATTGATGAAAGAAGGCATACATTCGGCACTCATTGGTGAATATTTTATGCGCCAACCACACCCCGGGAAAGCGGTAGGCGAATTACTAACATCGACAAAACAAGTATTTGAAAAGGACCTATTGAATGGCTGA
- the trpD gene encoding anthranilate phosphoribosyltransferase — translation MTFKSILNKLSFSEDLTLIEAGWALTQIMEGEIEGDQIASFLTALRIKGETVEELTAFVKVMREKSVKVDVDVTNAIDLVGTGGDKSGTFNISTAASFVVAGAGVPVIKHGNRSASSKCGSADVLEHLGAAIELGKEGVEQVYNEVGMAFMFAPMFHPAMKYVMPTRRSLGFRTFFNILGPMANPAGVKKYVIGAFDTEVAHKMANILANLETEYAYTFSADDGLDEVSITGSSTIFELSNKSVSASERFSPTSLGFELHNMEQLMGDDAEKNAQILKSILANKCTDAQKDIVLINATFAIKASGLVSSLEEAKEKAIDSLESGKARKVFNNFIDATNDAMGVFKY, via the coding sequence ATGACATTCAAAAGTATATTAAACAAACTTTCCTTTTCAGAAGACCTCACACTTATTGAAGCGGGATGGGCCTTAACACAGATTATGGAAGGTGAAATTGAAGGCGATCAAATAGCGTCCTTTTTAACGGCATTACGTATCAAAGGCGAAACTGTGGAAGAACTCACGGCTTTCGTAAAGGTAATGCGTGAGAAGTCTGTTAAAGTAGACGTTGACGTAACCAATGCTATCGACCTTGTTGGTACAGGCGGGGATAAATCTGGTACGTTTAACATCTCCACAGCTGCAAGTTTTGTTGTTGCAGGTGCAGGAGTGCCAGTTATTAAACACGGTAATAGAAGTGCTTCGAGTAAATGTGGAAGTGCGGATGTTTTAGAACACCTTGGCGCAGCTATAGAATTAGGAAAAGAAGGAGTAGAGCAAGTGTACAATGAGGTTGGAATGGCCTTTATGTTTGCCCCTATGTTTCACCCTGCTATGAAGTACGTGATGCCAACTAGACGATCTTTAGGCTTTAGAACATTCTTCAATATTCTAGGTCCTATGGCGAACCCTGCTGGCGTGAAAAAATACGTTATAGGTGCTTTTGATACCGAAGTAGCCCACAAAATGGCTAATATCCTTGCAAATCTAGAAACCGAGTACGCTTACACTTTTAGTGCAGATGATGGCTTAGATGAAGTGAGTATAACAGGTTCATCCACCATCTTTGAACTCAGTAATAAATCAGTTTCTGCTTCCGAGCGATTTAGCCCAACCTCACTTGGCTTTGAGCTTCATAACATGGAGCAATTGATGGGCGATGATGCCGAAAAAAATGCTCAGATACTAAAATCTATTCTAGCGAATAAGTGTACGGATGCCCAAAAAGATATTGTTCTTATAAATGCCACCTTCGCAATTAAAGCTTCGGGGCTAGTAAGTAGCCTAGAAGAAGCCAAAGAAAAGGCAATAGATAGCCTTGAATCAGGTAAAGCAAGAAAAGTGTTTAATAACTTTATAGATGCTACAAATGATGCAATGGGGGTATTTAAGTACTGA